One genomic window of Bradyrhizobium sp. CCGE-LA001 includes the following:
- a CDS encoding patatin-like phospholipase family protein, producing the protein MIDDIKDTSEVLLEELQYVRYRRSGVIGPEQNSQANTAANIDRYHRLVEDLATPLAALCLSGGGIRSAAFALGIVQGLAKRQILEKFDYLSTVSGGGYVGSFLVAWIQRHGFDDAQGQLSGNEPMRTNSPLRHLRNYSNYLTPRTGLFSADRLTMGVIYVRNLLLNWLVLLPVVVLVVAAVKLIAVGAWNAPPEWRAMLAIIAVAFMGMSFVDSIGQRPGPHGDVADSGLFNFYVFEIIPMLIGATLITVATIGFVLPPDITITDVGFVFPPDNIAGYQNSPLSISITFFFASVSAVTGLLACLVALYFSSFARPPSDASLIAPRKLATVAGAIVVSWAVGAALVGLAIYGGDRLHDLPAPLTPRHTFIIAGPPVVMLTLFLGEVIYVALTHMTDWSDGEREWLARAAGHHLLAATAWLLLFGLVLLGSLIVFDLMSHPTRLQLAGFAGVGSLAGATTALLGWAKSTTATIKENVRSWMELPRDLVMAVATMVFTVSLIVLTSVVLDWHIHGTALLPAHTDTGLTWAVAAAAMTIALATSYFVDINRFSMHGVYRNRLIRTFLGASHHPREANELTDFDRNDDLGLATIWPGTRVREPAPANKPGQRPPLLVVNMALNVVGSSQLAWQERKAVSFTATPLAIGTGDLPSMGQSGGLPAGYFRNTGDYGGGITLGSAMTVSGAAVSPNMGYSSSPAYSILMTLFNVRLGAWYGNPGPKGHKSHKSSGPLFSAIPLISEALGITTADRHYVYLSDGGHFDNLGIYEMLRRRCRLIVVSDGGEDCKMTFEDLGNALRRAEIDLGVTVQFESFDIAARLTDASSPCAVATITYHLPERSTGKLLYMKPCRDDSAPLSVRSYALMHEKFPHEPTTDQFFGETQFEAYRALGEHVIDTIAPTATDSGVGSFIAAVEKAVKQRVAKQKRAGKQ; encoded by the coding sequence ATGATCGACGATATCAAGGACACCAGCGAAGTGTTGCTCGAGGAGCTGCAGTATGTCCGCTATCGCCGCTCGGGTGTCATCGGTCCAGAGCAGAATTCTCAGGCCAATACGGCAGCCAATATCGATCGCTATCACAGGCTGGTCGAGGATCTTGCGACGCCGCTTGCGGCGCTGTGCCTTTCGGGTGGCGGAATCCGCAGCGCTGCGTTCGCGCTCGGCATTGTGCAGGGACTGGCGAAGCGGCAAATTTTGGAAAAATTCGACTATCTGTCGACTGTGTCCGGCGGCGGCTATGTTGGCAGTTTCCTCGTCGCTTGGATCCAGCGGCATGGATTCGACGATGCGCAGGGGCAGCTCAGCGGCAATGAACCAATGCGCACGAATTCACCACTACGGCACCTGCGCAACTACAGCAACTACCTGACGCCGCGGACCGGGCTGTTCTCCGCTGACCGGTTAACGATGGGCGTGATCTATGTTCGCAATCTGCTGCTTAACTGGCTAGTGCTGCTGCCAGTCGTCGTGCTGGTCGTCGCAGCGGTAAAGCTGATTGCGGTCGGCGCTTGGAACGCTCCACCGGAATGGCGTGCCATGCTCGCGATTATCGCGGTCGCTTTCATGGGTATGTCGTTCGTGGATTCTATCGGGCAGCGGCCGGGGCCCCACGGAGACGTGGCTGATTCCGGCCTGTTCAATTTCTATGTATTCGAGATCATTCCGATGCTGATCGGCGCGACGCTGATCACGGTCGCTACCATCGGCTTCGTCCTTCCGCCGGACATCACGATCACGGACGTCGGCTTCGTCTTTCCGCCTGACAACATCGCCGGATATCAAAATTCTCCCCTCTCGATCAGCATCACCTTCTTTTTTGCCAGCGTCAGCGCCGTTACCGGCCTACTCGCCTGCCTTGTCGCGCTCTATTTTTCGAGTTTCGCACGCCCGCCCAGCGACGCGTCTCTGATCGCGCCGCGGAAACTTGCAACTGTCGCTGGCGCTATCGTGGTGAGCTGGGCGGTGGGGGCGGCATTGGTTGGTCTTGCGATTTATGGCGGTGACCGGTTGCACGACCTGCCGGCACCGCTGACGCCGCGGCATACTTTCATCATTGCAGGACCGCCGGTTGTCATGCTCACCCTGTTCCTCGGCGAAGTCATCTATGTGGCGCTGACGCACATGACAGACTGGAGCGACGGCGAGCGCGAGTGGTTGGCGCGCGCGGCCGGGCATCATCTACTGGCGGCAACAGCCTGGCTCCTTCTGTTTGGTCTAGTGCTGCTCGGGTCGCTAATCGTCTTCGATTTGATGAGCCATCCAACGAGGCTGCAGTTGGCGGGCTTCGCCGGCGTGGGCAGCCTCGCCGGCGCAACAACGGCGCTGCTCGGCTGGGCAAAATCGACAACAGCGACGATCAAGGAAAACGTCAGGTCGTGGATGGAGCTGCCGCGCGATCTGGTGATGGCTGTGGCGACGATGGTGTTCACGGTCAGTCTGATCGTGCTGACGTCGGTCGTGCTCGACTGGCATATCCACGGCACGGCACTGCTTCCTGCCCACACCGACACTGGACTGACCTGGGCGGTAGCCGCCGCAGCTATGACGATCGCCCTTGCAACGTCGTATTTTGTCGACATCAATCGCTTCTCGATGCACGGAGTCTATCGCAATCGCCTGATCCGAACATTCCTCGGCGCCTCGCATCATCCGCGCGAGGCCAACGAACTGACCGACTTCGACCGCAACGACGATCTCGGCCTTGCAACGATCTGGCCGGGGACAAGGGTGAGGGAGCCGGCGCCGGCAAACAAACCGGGCCAGCGCCCGCCTTTGCTCGTAGTAAACATGGCGCTGAACGTCGTCGGCAGCTCGCAACTCGCCTGGCAGGAGCGCAAGGCGGTATCGTTCACGGCAACGCCGCTCGCGATCGGCACCGGCGATCTGCCATCGATGGGGCAATCGGGGGGCCTGCCGGCCGGCTATTTCCGCAATACTGGGGACTATGGTGGCGGCATCACGCTCGGGAGTGCGATGACGGTTTCCGGCGCCGCCGTCAGCCCGAATATGGGCTACAGTTCGTCGCCCGCCTACAGCATCCTGATGACGCTGTTCAACGTTCGTCTCGGTGCGTGGTACGGAAATCCGGGGCCGAAAGGACACAAGAGCCACAAGAGTTCGGGGCCGCTGTTCTCCGCAATCCCTCTAATCTCCGAAGCGCTCGGGATCACCACCGCGGATCGACACTATGTCTACTTGTCGGACGGCGGCCACTTCGACAATCTGGGCATCTACGAAATGTTACGCCGGCGGTGCCGGCTCATCGTCGTCAGCGACGGAGGTGAGGACTGCAAGATGACTTTCGAGGACCTCGGCAACGCGCTGCGGCGGGCGGAGATCGACCTCGGCGTCACCGTGCAGTTCGAGTCGTTCGACATCGCCGCCAGGCTGACCGATGCCTCCTCGCCTTGCGCCGTCGCCACCATTACCTATCACCTGCCTGAGCGCAGCACCGGCAAACTGCTCTACATGAAGCCGTGCCGCGACGATAGCGCCCCCCTGTCCGTGCGCAGCTACGCGCTCATGCACGAGAAGTTTCCGCATGAGCCAACGACAGACCAGTTTTTCGGGGAGACCCAGTTCGAGGCCTACCGCGCGCTCGGCGAGCACGTCATCGACACGATCGCTCCGACTGCCACTGACAGCGGCGTCGGCAGTTTCATCGCTGCGGTCGAGAAGGCGGTGAAACAGCGCGTGGCGAAGCAGAAGAGGGCGGGAAAGCAGTGA
- a CDS encoding helix-turn-helix domain-containing protein, with amino-acid sequence MDVRAFNREKMQWLNAISLECEVNSTAFRVAYLIADHQNSVAGFAWPSLARLAGKVCLSNKSIQRAVGQLERLGWLEVERRRERSNRYRLRWPPGRAPAPRPTEGNDADKTVLVERQERLTGGDKTVRQSYLTKSLKTFSSRLGGGRQGTRFADQGKFEAEIIGRFGPGMIDVLEKLNEIDPRAVEQLCRRAKNGTLSRVDIAAAELTVAQNQ; translated from the coding sequence ATGGACGTACGAGCCTTTAACCGCGAGAAGATGCAGTGGCTCAATGCCATCAGTCTTGAGTGCGAGGTCAACTCTACCGCCTTTCGGGTCGCTTATCTTATTGCCGATCATCAAAATTCAGTGGCTGGATTCGCTTGGCCATCCCTCGCTCGGCTGGCCGGGAAAGTCTGCCTATCGAATAAATCGATTCAGCGGGCGGTCGGGCAGCTGGAAAGACTGGGATGGCTTGAGGTGGAGCGAAGAAGGGAGCGTTCTAACCGATATCGCTTGAGATGGCCGCCTGGACGAGCCCCGGCGCCCAGGCCAACCGAAGGCAATGATGCAGACAAAACTGTCCTCGTGGAGAGACAAGAACGTCTCACCGGAGGGGACAAAACTGTCCGCCAATCCTACTTAACTAAATCCCTTAAAACCTTCTCAAGTCGGCTTGGCGGAGGAAGGCAAGGAACTCGGTTCGCCGATCAAGGCAAATTCGAAGCTGAGATCATTGGGCGATTTGGACCGGGCATGATCGACGTGCTTGAAAAGCTGAACGAGATCGACCCCCGCGCCGTCGAACAGCTTTGCCGGCGGGCGAAAAATGGAACCTTGTCACGCGTCGACATTGCCGCTGCTGAGCTGACCGTGGCGCAAAATCAATAG
- a CDS encoding tyrosine-type recombinase/integrase — protein sequence MAILEVNVPVLKLTRRTIDAIEPVDKQTIFYDSELTGFCLKVLPSGVQRWCVEYRSGAGGRSVGKTRMVLGSASSMTPDQARARAKSTLAAVALGQDPARKRSTERAMPTFAEFGERYLREEAAAKLKPRTVVNYRIYLRKHAAPLLGTRKLDALDSAAISKMHRKIGKETPMTANRVVEFIGSVFRYAAVCGLVTKGHNPASHVQAFREQRRERFLSSPELGRLGDAIREAETVGIPWAVDKDQPNAKHIPKNGRTKIGPHVAAALRLLILTGARLREILELKWEYVDLQRGLLLLPDSKTGQKAIILNAPALDILGKIPNVDCYVIASDIKGQPRHDLNKPWKLVSTRSGLEGVRIHDLRHTHASYGAGAGFGLPIIGKLLGHSQPATTARYAHLDNDPLRRASNQIAKALAEAMGD from the coding sequence GTGGCGATTCTGGAGGTCAATGTGCCGGTACTGAAGCTGACGCGGAGAACGATCGACGCAATCGAACCCGTCGACAAGCAGACCATCTTTTACGACAGCGAATTGACCGGTTTTTGCCTCAAGGTCCTTCCCTCCGGCGTCCAGAGGTGGTGCGTCGAATACCGTAGCGGCGCCGGCGGGCGGAGCGTCGGCAAGACGCGGATGGTCCTTGGGTCCGCCTCGAGCATGACGCCCGACCAGGCGCGCGCTAGGGCCAAATCAACCCTCGCTGCTGTGGCTCTCGGACAGGATCCCGCCCGCAAGCGCTCGACCGAACGTGCCATGCCAACCTTTGCCGAGTTTGGCGAGCGCTATCTCAGGGAGGAGGCCGCGGCAAAACTAAAGCCGCGAACGGTCGTCAACTACCGTATCTACCTGCGTAAGCACGCCGCCCCCCTCCTGGGCACCCGCAAGCTCGATGCGCTCGATAGTGCCGCCATCTCGAAGATGCACCGGAAGATCGGCAAGGAGACGCCGATGACCGCGAATCGGGTCGTCGAGTTCATCGGATCCGTCTTCCGGTACGCTGCCGTCTGCGGCCTCGTTACCAAGGGGCACAATCCCGCGAGTCATGTCCAAGCATTCCGCGAGCAGCGCCGCGAACGGTTCCTGAGCTCACCGGAACTAGGCCGCCTGGGAGACGCCATTCGCGAAGCGGAAACGGTGGGCATTCCGTGGGCTGTGGACAAAGACCAGCCGAACGCGAAGCACATCCCGAAAAACGGTCGCACGAAAATCGGGCCTCACGTAGCGGCTGCATTGCGCCTCTTGATCCTCACTGGCGCCCGACTGCGCGAAATCCTCGAGCTCAAGTGGGAGTATGTTGACCTCCAGCGCGGCCTGCTCCTGCTCCCTGACAGCAAGACGGGACAGAAGGCCATCATTCTCAATGCACCGGCTCTCGACATCCTTGGCAAGATTCCCAACGTCGATTGCTACGTGATCGCCAGCGATATCAAGGGCCAGCCTCGGCACGACCTGAATAAGCCTTGGAAGCTCGTGAGCACGCGATCAGGCCTCGAAGGCGTAAGAATCCATGACCTGAGACATACCCACGCCAGCTATGGCGCAGGCGCAGGCTTTGGGCTGCCCATTATCGGGAAGTTGCTTGGCCATTCGCAGCCCGCGACCACCGCCCGGTATGCGCATCTGGACAATGATCCGTTGCGGCGAGCATCCAACCAAATCGCAAAGGCACTAGCGGAAGCCATGGGCGACTGA
- a CDS encoding DUF2235 domain-containing protein: MTDIAAGSPVLPLGRKFVIFADGTGNAFSAQESNVWRLYEALDRTKTDQVAYYIKGVGTAGWKPFALFDGVTGVGVPSNVRTLYRFLSWNWQPGDHVYIFGFSRGAFTARTLAGMIAAQGLMPAMIDGKSVSHADMARNTKAAWRAYRSASVTWRNVWPTVTLARVVRDVLLWIWQETGGRLLGHQRYSDVLDKRKEQDDKLTDSGVNSESRRDNVHIEFLGLFDTVEAFGVPIEELRVAIDYVIWPISFRNGKPSPKVKRVRHALSLDDERETFHPLRFEREVIKDPDGKESISPAEQERIKEVWFAGVHSDVGGGYPDGNLSYVPMTWMASQVEGQLRFQDGRIDYFRAYQSAIGPVHDSRAGAAVFYRYSPRGIASDLKDGGPPVLHHSVVQRMLKGCDNYAPVTLPAKSLVWLPGPTGATAELILPPEKRARVRWQPAANATQARRDNAAAGEAAIDQLPPPSETIVERTLDTVWWRRVSYFWLLALAAVALAWPVLAPKLVAVLRGLAVLAGLGGVFEQLEEGNDRSVRVLAVPFDLLQAFLPSAAAAWLETARTYPLLTLLLATFIFFAYQWSTSLRDRIRERARLAWYHPERIVAGKERETCEAAREHAGRRSFAREMRNCHLANGLAMLVSTWVFPGVLLTALFGSVFVAGNRSLFDWYAGRSTPMCVTAGEFVVDETPKQAGKLFETSAMCWGSGLWIEKGRQYRLSMKVVEPWFDRTTMSGTNGFTTSLFTSHGLGLASRRWYHADWFQPIARVGKWGTSEWPLVANNKRPADELPRKAAPALMQELPSRFAYAPSPETVANNGNKDCRLIPTDKIDASKMDDAKQEWDAQNLAREFVADFIAPESGELFLYVNDAIQIVPFLGPYGCYYSNNRGTAQVTLQRLPASPVAPAPPN, from the coding sequence ATGACGGACATCGCAGCCGGGTCGCCGGTGCTGCCGCTAGGGCGGAAGTTCGTGATTTTCGCCGACGGCACCGGCAACGCATTCAGCGCTCAAGAATCGAACGTCTGGCGCCTCTATGAAGCGCTCGATCGCACCAAGACGGACCAGGTCGCGTACTACATCAAGGGCGTCGGCACCGCCGGTTGGAAACCGTTCGCCCTATTTGACGGCGTAACGGGCGTTGGCGTGCCGTCGAACGTGCGCACTCTCTACCGCTTTCTCTCCTGGAATTGGCAGCCGGGCGACCACGTCTACATCTTCGGTTTCAGTCGCGGCGCCTTCACCGCGCGCACGCTCGCCGGCATGATCGCCGCGCAGGGGCTGATGCCGGCTATGATAGACGGCAAGAGCGTCTCGCATGCCGACATGGCGCGCAACACGAAGGCCGCCTGGCGTGCCTATCGCAGCGCCAGCGTGACATGGCGCAACGTTTGGCCGACGGTCACTCTCGCCCGGGTCGTCCGCGACGTGTTGCTGTGGATATGGCAGGAGACCGGCGGCCGGCTGCTCGGCCACCAGCGGTACAGCGATGTGCTCGACAAACGGAAGGAGCAGGACGACAAGCTCACCGACAGCGGCGTCAATTCCGAGAGCCGGCGCGATAATGTTCACATCGAGTTTCTCGGCCTGTTCGACACGGTCGAGGCGTTTGGCGTGCCGATCGAGGAGCTGCGCGTCGCGATCGACTATGTGATCTGGCCAATCTCGTTCCGCAATGGCAAACCGAGCCCGAAGGTCAAGCGGGTTCGGCACGCGCTGTCGCTCGACGACGAGCGCGAGACCTTTCATCCACTGCGGTTCGAACGCGAGGTTATCAAGGACCCGGACGGCAAGGAGTCCATCAGCCCAGCAGAGCAGGAGCGCATCAAGGAGGTCTGGTTCGCCGGCGTACATTCCGACGTCGGCGGCGGCTACCCGGATGGCAATTTGTCGTATGTGCCGATGACGTGGATGGCAAGCCAGGTCGAGGGCCAGCTGCGCTTCCAGGACGGGCGCATCGATTATTTCCGCGCCTATCAGTCGGCGATCGGTCCGGTGCACGACTCGCGCGCGGGCGCCGCTGTGTTCTATCGCTACAGTCCGCGCGGCATCGCAAGCGACTTGAAAGATGGTGGGCCGCCGGTGCTGCATCACAGCGTGGTGCAGCGCATGCTCAAGGGCTGCGACAACTATGCGCCGGTGACGCTGCCGGCGAAGTCGCTGGTCTGGCTCCCGGGACCGACCGGCGCAACGGCGGAATTGATCTTGCCACCGGAGAAGCGCGCGCGGGTCCGCTGGCAGCCGGCGGCCAATGCGACGCAAGCGCGGCGCGACAATGCTGCGGCCGGCGAGGCCGCGATCGACCAGTTGCCGCCGCCCAGCGAGACGATCGTCGAACGGACTCTCGATACGGTGTGGTGGCGGCGCGTTTCCTATTTCTGGCTGCTCGCGCTCGCCGCGGTGGCCCTGGCCTGGCCGGTTCTCGCGCCGAAACTTGTGGCCGTACTGCGCGGCCTCGCCGTTCTGGCGGGACTTGGGGGGGTCTTTGAACAGCTCGAGGAGGGTAACGATCGGTCCGTTCGCGTTCTCGCGGTGCCCTTCGATCTGTTGCAGGCTTTCCTGCCTTCGGCAGCCGCCGCGTGGCTCGAGACAGCACGCACTTATCCGTTGCTCACGCTCTTGCTCGCCACCTTCATCTTTTTTGCCTATCAATGGTCGACGTCGCTGCGTGACAGGATCCGCGAGCGCGCGCGACTTGCTTGGTATCACCCGGAGCGCATTGTCGCAGGCAAAGAGCGCGAAACCTGCGAGGCGGCGCGGGAGCATGCCGGCAGACGCAGCTTCGCGCGCGAGATGCGCAACTGCCATCTCGCGAACGGGCTGGCGATGCTCGTATCGACCTGGGTCTTTCCGGGGGTGCTGCTCACCGCTCTTTTCGGCTCCGTATTCGTCGCTGGCAACCGCTCATTGTTCGACTGGTACGCCGGACGCAGCACCCCGATGTGCGTGACCGCGGGCGAGTTCGTAGTCGACGAAACGCCGAAGCAAGCCGGCAAACTGTTCGAAACGAGCGCGATGTGCTGGGGTAGCGGGCTTTGGATCGAGAAAGGCCGCCAGTACCGCCTATCGATGAAAGTCGTGGAGCCATGGTTCGACCGCACGACCATGTCGGGCACGAACGGCTTCACGACGTCGCTTTTCACCTCCCACGGCCTGGGCCTCGCTAGCCGGCGCTGGTATCACGCGGACTGGTTCCAACCGATCGCCCGTGTCGGCAAGTGGGGCACCTCCGAATGGCCGTTGGTTGCCAATAACAAGCGACCGGCCGACGAACTGCCGCGCAAGGCCGCGCCGGCGCTGATGCAGGAGCTGCCGTCCAGGTTTGCCTACGCACCTAGCCCCGAAACGGTCGCGAACAACGGCAACAAGGACTGCCGGCTGATCCCGACTGACAAGATCGATGCGTCAAAAATGGACGACGCGAAGCAGGAGTGGGACGCGCAGAACCTCGCGCGCGAGTTCGTTGCCGATTTCATCGCGCCGGAATCGGGCGAGCTTTTCCTCTACGTGAACGATGCGATCCAGATCGTGCCATTCCTGGGGCCCTACGGCTGCTACTACTCTAACAATCGCGGCACCGCGCAGGTCACACTGCAGCGCCTGCCGGCGTCGCCGGTTGCTCCGGCTCCACCGAACTGA
- a CDS encoding helix-turn-helix transcriptional regulator, translated as MIEKATESSKWLTRKEAAAYLRLGESTLAKLFVSGDGPPAIKIGRSVRYSALDLNAWMGSRRRRSTSDSGSAA; from the coding sequence ATGATCGAAAAAGCAACCGAGTCGTCCAAATGGCTGACTCGGAAAGAAGCCGCCGCCTACTTGCGACTCGGTGAGAGCACGCTTGCAAAGCTGTTTGTCTCTGGCGACGGACCACCGGCCATCAAGATTGGGCGGTCCGTTCGCTATTCTGCGCTCGACCTGAACGCGTGGATGGGCTCTCGCCGGCGACGCTCGACGTCTGACAGCGGCTCCGCCGCGTAA
- a CDS encoding P-loop NTPase fold protein gives MFGPWGSGKSTLIRLLKDQIAARTSPEPSVPAAPKVVQINFDAWSHADAENLWASLTAELFDQLADAIDGRAPDGKLRTGLITEIAKRLRRDAEASPLVEGAIELQREAIQAAETKLVGLEHEPVAATVAGEMAKELITKATPKELSDKDKKDPNKRREVEKAEAHKKRLDELLQACGVPTGERDPEKLASLLSGLFDLPSRAGLLFVLLRRSLSRGIIYGLTAALAVLTIGVGGAVWYLGWGRVPEIWSYIVSAFPSVAVLGTLIGTAAIAIGTATPILSLAAEFLARKEKRAAELNNERREASELVKKEREKLDAMIAEQKKATEFAASYSLAAEGRSREGLLRYFITYSPELAEVRKKLGLLATVRRCFVTLEQIMHEKRAAAPAEVKPAEGNSKPAADKVADLTHVPEVRRIIVYIDDLDRCSEQHVVQVLQAIHLLLAFDLFVVVVAVDARWLHRAVGKVYSGQLAVPGQPGDADQPVQPAGATVADYLEKIFQLPIWMQPISNPGMVETFVSGIDKQEEEPADSPGQAAGDKGGQQGQDNMVPIDVAPDPTLFQTAAQRRATMSKFERRALAAMAPLAGKSPRGLKRLVNTYRLIRVMRGPTGIADLEAGGVGKTPLYPYLLFALACEVGLTTETAALVAEIAGQNLPTDGLHPLVACLLPNKEPVAEGRDDAQIRLRERLNDEGMRAAVLTALRAVYVAAAGRDPSETRATDTGPDISANALQREDEIFVDRKTGSERFAQAFAEAARFTFRPRNR, from the coding sequence GTGTTCGGTCCTTGGGGTTCGGGAAAGAGTACGCTTATCCGCCTGCTAAAGGATCAAATTGCCGCGCGCACGTCGCCGGAACCGAGTGTGCCGGCGGCGCCGAAGGTGGTGCAGATTAACTTCGATGCTTGGAGTCATGCCGATGCCGAAAACCTCTGGGCTTCCCTTACAGCAGAGCTGTTCGATCAGCTTGCCGATGCCATCGACGGCCGCGCACCGGACGGTAAGCTTAGGACCGGCCTGATCACAGAGATCGCCAAGCGACTGCGCAGGGACGCCGAAGCTTCGCCGCTGGTAGAAGGCGCTATCGAACTTCAGCGCGAGGCTATACAGGCGGCCGAGACAAAGCTCGTAGGCCTCGAGCACGAGCCAGTGGCAGCGACCGTGGCAGGCGAGATGGCCAAAGAACTCATCACAAAAGCAACCCCGAAGGAACTCAGCGATAAAGACAAAAAGGACCCGAACAAGAGGCGCGAAGTCGAAAAGGCCGAAGCCCACAAGAAGCGTCTCGACGAGTTGTTGCAGGCGTGCGGTGTACCGACCGGCGAGCGCGATCCGGAAAAGCTTGCGTCGCTCCTGTCGGGGTTGTTCGATCTGCCGAGCCGCGCCGGGCTGCTCTTCGTGCTGCTGCGCCGCAGTCTCAGCCGGGGCATCATCTATGGGCTCACTGCAGCCCTCGCCGTTCTTACCATCGGAGTCGGCGGGGCCGTCTGGTATCTCGGTTGGGGACGTGTCCCGGAGATTTGGTCCTACATCGTTAGTGCCTTTCCTTCCGTTGCTGTGCTCGGAACGCTGATCGGCACGGCTGCGATCGCGATCGGCACCGCGACGCCGATCCTCTCGCTAGCCGCCGAATTCCTCGCCCGCAAGGAGAAGCGAGCTGCCGAGCTAAACAATGAGCGGCGCGAAGCCTCTGAGTTGGTCAAGAAGGAACGCGAGAAGCTCGACGCCATGATCGCCGAGCAGAAGAAGGCAACGGAGTTCGCGGCCTCTTACAGCCTCGCGGCCGAGGGGCGATCTCGCGAAGGTCTGCTGCGCTACTTCATTACCTACTCGCCGGAGCTTGCCGAGGTGCGCAAGAAGCTTGGGCTTCTCGCGACGGTCAGGCGGTGCTTCGTAACCCTCGAGCAGATCATGCACGAGAAGCGTGCGGCAGCGCCGGCGGAGGTCAAACCCGCCGAAGGCAACTCCAAGCCCGCAGCAGACAAAGTAGCCGATCTCACCCACGTTCCCGAGGTGCGACGCATCATCGTCTATATCGACGATCTTGACCGCTGCTCCGAGCAGCACGTTGTGCAGGTCCTGCAGGCAATCCACCTTCTCCTTGCCTTTGACCTTTTCGTCGTAGTCGTTGCCGTCGATGCCCGCTGGCTGCATCGCGCTGTCGGCAAGGTCTACAGCGGCCAGCTTGCGGTGCCCGGGCAACCGGGTGATGCCGACCAACCGGTACAGCCCGCTGGCGCAACTGTCGCCGATTACCTTGAAAAGATTTTCCAGCTGCCGATCTGGATGCAGCCCATCAGCAATCCCGGAATGGTCGAGACATTCGTCAGCGGCATCGATAAACAGGAGGAAGAGCCCGCAGACTCTCCGGGGCAGGCCGCCGGTGACAAAGGCGGGCAGCAGGGCCAGGACAACATGGTGCCGATCGACGTGGCGCCCGATCCCACGCTATTTCAAACCGCGGCGCAACGACGAGCCACGATGTCAAAATTCGAGCGGCGAGCGCTGGCGGCCATGGCGCCGCTTGCAGGAAAGTCACCGCGCGGGCTGAAGCGCCTGGTCAATACCTACCGCCTAATCCGCGTGATGCGTGGGCCCACGGGCATTGCGGACTTGGAGGCGGGCGGCGTCGGCAAGACACCGCTCTATCCGTATTTGCTTTTTGCTCTCGCCTGCGAGGTCGGGCTCACCACGGAAACCGCGGCGCTGGTCGCCGAAATCGCTGGACAGAACCTGCCGACCGATGGCCTCCATCCGCTCGTGGCTTGTCTCCTTCCTAACAAAGAACCCGTCGCGGAAGGTCGAGATGATGCCCAGATCCGGTTACGTGAACGCCTCAACGACGAAGGCATGCGAGCCGCCGTCCTCACCGCATTGCGCGCCGTATACGTCGCCGCCGCCGGCCGCGACCCGTCGGAGACGCGCGCGACTGACACCGGCCCGGATATTTCCGCGAATGCGCTTCAAAGAGAGGATGAAATCTTTGTGGACCGCAAGACCGGCAGCGAGCGCTTCGCTCAGGCTTTCGCCGAAGCGGCCCGCTTTACGTTCCGTCCACGCAATCGCTGA